The following proteins are co-located in the Candidatus Avedoeria danica genome:
- a CDS encoding DUF11 domain-containing protein produces MARGLLAAAAIVAVAGAPRPALWRTGAAPAQGAARIVLDPQNGSIVHPGSLTVDVRVEDVTDLNAFDVGLTFDPAIVTVVDAVPGPGVQMTAGSFLCGSQLVLYNTADNALGTLSFVATQLACSPVSGSGVLFTIEFASVGAGVSALTFETDDVRLSDIDGVEIPSTVEDGSITVENPTATATSTATWTATPTNTSTPTPTATATATTTPSSTPTRTSTPTSTATPTATATSTSTATPTATATPSNTATRTPTPTPTSTATATPTPSADLALTKTDAPDPVTAGNNLTFVLTSTNNGPSSANNVVIADPLPTAVTFVSAAPSAGGSCVTPVVGGTGTVTCTWAGTTVTGAANARTVTIIVSVPITTPCSPALCPGSPGAPISNTASTTSATTDPSLGNNSATSSTNVRAGADVQIADATVDPSEEDCVGVGDFLIVTQSFSNTGPLAFTPQRDNGGPEWEAILPGSVVGLDCRVLDGGGTCTSTSTQMTWDGTIAVGASVTVQFSLRIKGAIPTGTIIPIVGTVHYDGFNIGVNTFSRSSGAVEVLMDCPSVIDPNTQLSNQVHLPILNFLGQDDVCESWIEVQNLGCQIAKAALVTWGEPGFCPPQAAGPLKVECTGLLKPGSSWNLYGAQVPTGSKSGILFKLSARQLSEDGIDVIPEDDITGDYVCEVLFFNVVGDADDYRRFKKAYDEGLIFDGIDMSRAAPQDGALAVDVHRTCPGDVTPGVDVTSKYNGIAGTHLGVYDAVYGGYGFYVPLVYASKAGYNSMIYIQNGGLMCSSIEIWFQQQEDCLRAVICDIATLAPGETYQLDANDCVGPDFQGSAWIRSTQRMGIVVDIIGHDLLMTYAGEPAEINYTFDPRKAVYTGGNQVGFAPLVYSEYQGWDSAIQVQNLSPVVAAKVKVYFLDRGGDIITTLIDWVCPRGSQTFFLPLVAALPGNWVGSARVESQEWISPGNPNVLAPNVVAVATLIEYSDAARTAATQGIAYNLLPEHKIFDWQIGERSGGNFEAGVGLIAIPSLLKDLGSSQMTSEIAIANVVPKPGFTDLVIYVYDQNGLIDYICQKLNEKQVEYIDLQTWGWINNGFKGSAVISAWFWEHDVFDGTGFFLRNLVGLGAMAIERRGARLGEDVPGDEAAGERGIPFESTYDEDGNPLFEYCFMGPLPLCPGFRQR; encoded by the coding sequence ATGGCGCGCGGTCTCCTGGCCGCCGCCGCGATCGTCGCCGTGGCGGGTGCGCCGCGCCCAGCGCTCTGGCGCACGGGCGCGGCGCCGGCGCAGGGCGCGGCGCGGATCGTCCTCGACCCGCAGAACGGCTCGATCGTCCACCCCGGCTCACTGACGGTCGACGTGCGCGTCGAGGACGTCACGGACCTCAATGCGTTCGATGTCGGGCTCACGTTCGACCCGGCCATCGTCACGGTCGTCGATGCCGTTCCGGGCCCCGGTGTCCAGATGACGGCCGGGTCGTTCCTGTGCGGCAGCCAGCTCGTCCTCTACAACACGGCGGACAACGCGCTCGGTACGCTGTCATTCGTCGCCACGCAGCTCGCGTGTTCGCCCGTGAGCGGGAGCGGCGTGCTGTTCACGATCGAGTTCGCGTCTGTCGGTGCCGGCGTCTCGGCGCTGACGTTCGAGACGGACGACGTACGGCTCTCCGACATCGACGGTGTCGAGATCCCGTCCACCGTCGAAGACGGCTCGATCACCGTCGAGAACCCTACCGCCACGGCCACCTCCACCGCGACTTGGACAGCCACACCGACGAACACCTCCACCCCCACGCCGACCGCTACGGCCACGGCGACAACAACGCCATCTAGCACCCCTACCCGGACGAGCACGCCGACATCGACCGCAACGCCGACGGCGACCGCGACGTCAACATCGACCGCAACGCCGACGGCGACCGCAACGCCCTCGAACACCGCGACCCGAACGCCGACCCCCACGCCGACGTCGACCGCGACGGCCACGCCTACGCCCTCAGCGGACCTGGCGCTGACCAAGACGGACGCGCCGGACCCGGTGACGGCTGGCAACAACCTCACCTTCGTCCTGACGTCGACGAACAACGGTCCCAGCTCGGCGAACAACGTCGTCATCGCCGATCCGCTGCCGACGGCCGTCACGTTCGTGTCGGCGGCGCCGAGCGCGGGCGGGTCGTGCGTGACGCCGGTCGTGGGCGGCACCGGCACCGTGACGTGCACCTGGGCCGGCACGACCGTGACGGGTGCCGCAAACGCGCGCACCGTCACGATCATCGTCAGCGTGCCGATCACGACGCCATGCTCGCCAGCGCTCTGCCCGGGCAGCCCCGGCGCACCGATCTCGAACACCGCCTCGACGACGTCCGCCACGACGGATCCGAGCTTGGGCAACAACTCGGCCACGTCCTCGACGAACGTGCGCGCCGGCGCGGACGTGCAGATCGCCGACGCGACCGTCGATCCGAGCGAAGAGGACTGCGTCGGCGTCGGTGACTTCCTCATCGTGACGCAGAGCTTCAGCAACACCGGCCCGCTGGCGTTCACGCCGCAGCGGGACAACGGCGGACCGGAGTGGGAGGCGATCCTGCCGGGCAGCGTCGTCGGCCTCGACTGCCGCGTGCTCGACGGCGGCGGGACGTGCACATCCACGAGCACGCAGATGACGTGGGACGGCACGATCGCCGTCGGCGCGAGCGTGACGGTCCAGTTCTCTCTGCGCATCAAGGGCGCGATCCCGACCGGGACGATCATCCCGATCGTCGGCACGGTGCACTACGACGGCTTCAACATCGGCGTGAACACGTTCAGCCGCTCGAGCGGTGCGGTCGAGGTGCTGATGGACTGCCCGTCCGTCATCGACCCGAACACGCAGCTGAGCAACCAGGTCCACCTGCCGATCCTGAACTTCCTCGGCCAGGACGACGTGTGCGAGAGCTGGATCGAGGTCCAGAACCTGGGCTGCCAGATCGCCAAGGCGGCGCTGGTGACCTGGGGCGAGCCGGGCTTCTGCCCGCCGCAGGCGGCGGGGCCGTTGAAGGTGGAGTGCACGGGCCTCTTGAAGCCGGGCAGCAGCTGGAACCTGTACGGCGCCCAGGTGCCGACGGGCTCGAAGTCCGGCATCCTGTTCAAGCTCTCGGCGCGGCAGCTGTCCGAGGACGGGATCGACGTGATCCCGGAGGACGACATCACGGGCGACTACGTCTGCGAGGTCCTGTTCTTCAACGTCGTGGGCGACGCGGACGATTATCGCCGCTTCAAGAAGGCGTACGACGAGGGGCTGATCTTCGACGGGATCGACATGTCGCGCGCGGCACCGCAGGACGGGGCGCTGGCGGTGGACGTGCACCGGACGTGCCCGGGCGACGTGACGCCGGGTGTGGACGTGACGAGCAAGTACAACGGGATCGCGGGCACGCACCTTGGCGTGTACGACGCCGTGTACGGCGGGTACGGGTTCTACGTGCCGCTGGTGTACGCCAGCAAGGCCGGCTACAACTCGATGATCTACATCCAGAACGGCGGGCTGATGTGCTCGTCGATCGAGATCTGGTTCCAGCAGCAGGAGGACTGCCTGCGGGCGGTGATCTGCGACATCGCGACGCTGGCGCCGGGCGAGACGTACCAGCTGGACGCGAACGACTGCGTGGGCCCGGACTTCCAGGGCAGCGCGTGGATCCGCTCGACGCAGCGGATGGGCATCGTCGTGGACATCATCGGGCACGACCTGCTGATGACGTACGCGGGCGAGCCGGCGGAGATCAACTACACGTTCGACCCGCGCAAGGCCGTGTACACGGGCGGCAACCAGGTGGGCTTCGCGCCGCTGGTGTACAGCGAGTACCAGGGCTGGGACAGCGCGATCCAGGTGCAGAACCTGAGCCCGGTGGTGGCGGCCAAGGTGAAGGTGTACTTCCTGGACCGCGGCGGGGACATCATCACGACGCTCATCGACTGGGTCTGCCCGCGCGGGAGCCAGACGTTCTTCCTGCCGCTGGTGGCGGCGCTGCCGGGGAACTGGGTGGGATCGGCGCGGGTGGAGAGCCAGGAGTGGATCTCGCCGGGGAACCCGAACGTGCTGGCGCCGAACGTGGTGGCAGTGGCGACGCTGATCGAGTACTCGGACGCGGCGCGGACGGCGGCCACCCAAGGCATCGCGTACAACCTGCTGCCGGAGCACAAGATCTTCGACTGGCAGATCGGCGAGCGTTCGGGCGGGAACTTCGAGGCGGGCGTGGGCCTGATCGCGATCCCGAGCCTGCTGAAGGACCTTGGCAGCTCGCAGATGACCAGTGAGATCGCGATCGCGAACGTGGTGCCGAAGCCGGGCTTCACGGACTTGGTGATCTACGTGTACGACCAGAACGGCTTGATCGACTACATCTGCCAGAAGCTGAACGAGAAGCAGGTGGAGTACATCGACCTGCAGACGTGGGGCTGGATCAACAACGGGTTCAAGGGCAGCGCGGTGATCAGCGCGTGGTTCTGGGAGCACGACGTGTTCGACGGGACGGGCTTCTTCCTGCGCAACCTCGTGGGCCTCGGGGCGATGGCGATCGAGCGGCGCGGCGCGCGGCTGGGCGAGGACGTGCCGGGCGACGAGGCGGCGGGCGAGCGCGGGATTCCGTTCGAGAGCACGTACGACGAGGACGGGAACCCGCTGTTCGAGTACTGCTTCATGGGCCCGCTGCCGCTGTGCCCGGGGTTCAGGCAACGATGA
- a CDS encoding PAS domain S-box protein: MITSTSREALPASPAPPTPPPAAPTPAPASAAPSAVATAAQRRALVVVRRLRWALPLAILAFVAAHQIWEERALAGAGASVRMASALVVYGLAGPLVTFWTLDWIARALARQAETEARVRLGERHLASITSGSADAILSLDLGGIVRSWNRGAAEMLGFTADEIVGQPVVRIVPERLQPGGGLGRVRDRLEQAGFVRGVQARCRHKDGHTVPVDMTQTRLWDDAGRPAGTSLVLRDMTTRIAAERAILELNRVLEARVKDRTEQLAAATGELAAKNIALQEANADLSRLDQLKDDFVALVSHELRAPLTNINASVELMEAGAIDDRVRAKLAIVGHEASRLTRLVKGVLDVSRIQAGRFTLHVAPTGADDLVAAALRRLPAADRVRVRVAIAPDVPPLLADPDRAAEALGNVIENAAKYSAPGSAIEVDVRGIDVAGGGASIAFAVTDRGAGIPPGEQARIFDRFHRVERDDARETYGHGLGLHIARAVAEAHGGGIDVTSRPGEGSTFVLRLPAAAGNADRDIAWGDDGRDDGRAYACDERRHGAGDAAVGGAGG, translated from the coding sequence GTGATCACCTCCACCTCGCGCGAAGCGCTTCCCGCGTCCCCCGCGCCGCCAACGCCCCCGCCCGCCGCGCCCACCCCGGCGCCGGCGTCGGCCGCGCCGTCCGCCGTGGCGACCGCCGCCCAGCGGCGCGCGCTCGTCGTCGTGCGGCGGCTGCGGTGGGCGCTGCCGTTGGCGATCCTGGCGTTCGTGGCGGCGCACCAGATCTGGGAGGAGCGCGCGTTGGCCGGGGCCGGCGCTTCGGTGCGGATGGCGTCCGCGCTGGTCGTCTACGGGCTGGCCGGGCCGCTCGTCACGTTCTGGACGCTGGACTGGATCGCGCGCGCCCTCGCCCGCCAAGCCGAAACAGAGGCGCGCGTTCGGCTCGGCGAGCGGCACCTTGCCTCGATCACGAGCGGTTCGGCGGACGCGATCCTGAGCCTCGATCTTGGCGGCATCGTCCGCAGCTGGAACCGCGGGGCGGCCGAGATGCTCGGCTTCACGGCCGATGAGATCGTCGGTCAGCCGGTCGTCCGCATCGTGCCCGAGCGGCTGCAGCCGGGCGGCGGGCTCGGGCGCGTCCGCGACCGGCTCGAGCAGGCCGGGTTCGTGCGCGGCGTGCAGGCGCGGTGCCGCCACAAGGACGGCCACACCGTGCCGGTGGACATGACGCAGACGCGGCTGTGGGATGACGCCGGCCGGCCGGCCGGCACGTCGCTCGTGCTGCGCGACATGACGACGCGGATCGCGGCCGAGCGGGCGATCCTCGAGTTGAACCGCGTCCTCGAGGCGCGCGTGAAGGACCGCACCGAGCAGCTCGCAGCGGCGACCGGTGAGCTGGCGGCCAAGAACATCGCCCTGCAGGAGGCGAACGCCGACCTGTCGCGGCTCGACCAGCTGAAGGACGATTTCGTCGCGCTCGTCAGCCACGAGCTGCGTGCGCCGCTGACGAACATCAACGCCTCGGTCGAGTTGATGGAGGCGGGCGCGATCGACGATCGGGTGCGGGCCAAGCTGGCGATCGTCGGGCACGAGGCGTCGCGGTTGACGCGGCTCGTGAAGGGCGTGCTGGACGTCAGCCGGATCCAGGCCGGTCGTTTCACGCTGCACGTCGCCCCGACCGGCGCCGACGATCTCGTCGCTGCCGCCCTCCGCCGGCTGCCGGCCGCGGACCGGGTGCGCGTCCGCGTCGCCATCGCCCCCGACGTGCCGCCGCTGCTGGCCGACCCGGACCGCGCCGCCGAGGCGCTGGGCAACGTGATCGAGAACGCGGCCAAGTACTCCGCGCCGGGGTCGGCGATCGAGGTCGACGTGCGCGGGATCGACGTCGCCGGGGGCGGGGCGAGCATCGCGTTCGCCGTCACCGACCGCGGCGCCGGCATCCCGCCAGGCGAGCAGGCGCGGATCTTCGACCGCTTCCACCGCGTCGAGCGCGATGACGCGCGCGAGACGTACGGCCACGGCCTCGGGCTGCACATCGCGCGCGCTGTGGCCGAAGCGCACGGCGGCGGGATCGACGTGACGAGCCGGCCGGGCGAGGGGTCGACGTTCGTGCTGCGGCTGCCGGCAGCCGCCGGGAACGCGGATCGAGACATCGCTTGGGGCGATGACGGGCGCGACGACGGGCGCGCATACGCATGCGATGAACGGCGGCACGGGGCGGGCGACGCGGCCGTTGGCGGAGCCGGCGGATGA